A window from Cytobacillus sp. FSL H8-0458 encodes these proteins:
- a CDS encoding nuclease-related domain-containing protein, protein MISKSLKVPELNLQLEALVRRIPEQHPSREKVISEYKKRSAGYKGEERLFYYLSFLEPKKYWIFHDLRLSNGSQFFQIDALLLTANFGLILEVKNWTGTLFFNPQFQQVIRIQNDKEEGFPDPISQARHQTNQFRNWLDLNGFPNIPLDFLVIISHPSTIIKAETDPLQISKKVLHSHHLLSKMNDIENKFPQEKTDSKEIRRLCRTLLKKHIPAQSDILEHFNVSSEEILTGVSCPKCTSLPMIFHWGKWHCPMCLFSSSLAHEAAVQDYFRLIKPSITNSQFRSFTHIPSPYAASRLLSRMNLSFKRNKRHRIYEKSPEQ, encoded by the coding sequence TTGATTAGTAAAAGCCTGAAAGTTCCCGAATTGAACCTCCAGCTTGAAGCATTGGTAAGAAGAATCCCCGAACAGCACCCCTCTCGTGAGAAAGTGATCTCAGAATATAAAAAGAGAAGCGCAGGATATAAGGGAGAAGAAAGATTATTTTATTACTTAAGCTTTCTTGAACCTAAAAAGTATTGGATTTTTCATGATTTGCGGTTATCAAACGGATCGCAATTCTTCCAAATCGATGCATTGCTGCTCACTGCAAACTTCGGGCTCATATTAGAAGTTAAAAATTGGACAGGCACCTTGTTTTTCAACCCTCAATTCCAGCAGGTCATCCGCATCCAAAACGACAAAGAAGAAGGATTTCCAGACCCCATTTCACAAGCCCGGCATCAGACGAACCAGTTTAGGAACTGGCTTGACCTTAATGGATTTCCTAACATTCCTCTTGATTTTTTAGTTATAATCAGCCATCCTTCCACCATTATTAAGGCAGAGACAGATCCGCTGCAAATATCTAAGAAAGTCTTACACTCTCATCACCTTTTATCCAAAATGAATGACATTGAAAATAAGTTCCCTCAAGAAAAAACTGACTCTAAGGAGATTCGGAGGCTATGCCGGACTTTGTTAAAAAAACATATCCCTGCACAATCCGATATTCTCGAGCACTTCAATGTCTCATCTGAGGAAATTCTTACTGGTGTCAGCTGTCCTAAATGCACTTCCCTTCCAATGATTTTCCATTGGGGGAAATGGCACTGCCCAATGTGTTTGTTTTCCTCTTCATTAGCACATGAAGCTGCGGTCCAAGACTACTTCCGGCTTATTAAGCCGTCAATTACCAACTCGCAATTCCGCTCATTCACCCATATACCATCCCCCTATGCGGCTTCAAGATTACTGTCCAGGATGAATCTTTCATTTAAAAGAAATAAAAGACACAGAATTTACGAAAAATCCCCTGAACAGTGA
- a CDS encoding CGCGG family putative rSAM-modified RiPP protein: protein MEKNWSISLEHDNYASDLELLINDAMAAVSQTAKGYYVNIVTPADLGNPDNYLTEALLIYFGNKVDSQFIDQCGCGGFVLRVWKNK from the coding sequence ATGGAAAAGAACTGGTCTATTTCACTTGAGCATGATAATTATGCTAGTGATTTGGAGCTTCTGATCAACGATGCGATGGCGGCAGTCAGCCAGACAGCTAAAGGGTATTATGTTAATATAGTCACACCAGCTGATTTAGGAAATCCCGATAACTACCTAACTGAAGCACTGCTCATATACTTCGGAAATAAAGTGGACTCTCAATTTATCGATCAATGCGGATGCGGGGGGTTTGTTTTGAGGGTATGGAAAAACAAGTGA
- a CDS encoding HAMP domain-containing methyl-accepting chemotaxis protein, whose amino-acid sequence MKKKKQKQKGSLFSFTIRKKLLLSFIIILLIPSISIGYISYQKAHDEIKDQISMSADENVKILDQFIINFIKPKMGDTNYFSKRIKKDFYTEEELESTVNSFSQYKELHPEAVAIYAGSENGDLVIYPRADLPADFDATTRPWYKGAMEGKGKVFITEPYVDAVSGNILITVAQKLGDSSGVIGIDLSLAALSEISNNIKIGKEGYPAILSAEGSFLVHPQEKPGTQAEGSWLPEVLEKEKGQVEYTIDGVKKEMHFTTNGLTGMKVLGTMNLEEVTSSVQPILVSTIIFIAIFVLVGALVSYIIVRSITRPLNQLIAATDKVSEGDLTQKFIVKNNDEISKLGVSFNKMVLSLQQLINQVSEKAVHLASSSEQLTASSEQNNMATEQVANSIQEVASATEQQTGKVKESTSVVKEMSVRIQQIMRNTNVVAETANETNEVVVKGSEAIDLSTNQMKNINVTVSELGSIVHTLGKRSEEIGQIVNVISAIADQTNLLALNAAIEAARAGEHGRGFAVVADEVRKLAEQSSKSTESIRELISTIQTDTNKAISSMEKGTAEVEKGIDLVNNAGDAFSHIQQFADTVSGQIAEVSSSIRDMAEGADQVVELVSAIEEIAAVTTAESQDVSAATEEQLASMEEIAASAASLSGMAEELLDSIKRFKVE is encoded by the coding sequence ATGAAAAAGAAAAAACAGAAACAAAAAGGGTCGCTGTTTTCATTTACGATTAGAAAGAAATTATTACTCTCATTTATTATTATTCTATTAATTCCTTCTATTTCAATCGGCTACATATCCTATCAGAAGGCGCATGATGAGATAAAGGACCAGATTTCCATGAGTGCAGATGAAAATGTTAAGATTCTTGATCAATTTATCATCAACTTTATAAAGCCTAAGATGGGGGATACAAATTACTTTTCCAAAAGGATCAAAAAGGATTTTTATACCGAGGAAGAACTCGAGAGTACGGTAAACTCTTTTAGTCAGTATAAAGAGCTTCATCCGGAGGCAGTCGCTATATATGCCGGTTCTGAAAATGGCGATTTAGTCATCTACCCGCGTGCAGATCTGCCAGCTGACTTTGATGCTACCACACGCCCCTGGTATAAGGGAGCCATGGAGGGAAAGGGAAAAGTCTTCATCACAGAGCCATATGTTGACGCTGTCAGCGGAAACATCTTAATCACCGTAGCGCAAAAGCTTGGCGACAGCTCCGGGGTTATTGGAATTGATTTAAGTCTCGCTGCTCTTAGTGAGATATCCAATAATATTAAAATTGGGAAAGAAGGCTATCCTGCCATATTAAGTGCAGAGGGAAGCTTTTTAGTACACCCGCAGGAGAAGCCTGGCACACAGGCTGAAGGCAGCTGGCTGCCGGAAGTCCTGGAAAAGGAAAAGGGACAGGTTGAGTACACGATTGATGGCGTAAAGAAAGAAATGCACTTCACCACCAATGGGCTGACAGGCATGAAGGTACTCGGAACAATGAACCTGGAGGAAGTAACGTCATCAGTCCAGCCAATCTTAGTGTCGACAATTATATTTATAGCCATCTTCGTCCTTGTGGGCGCACTTGTTTCTTACATTATTGTCCGTTCGATAACGCGACCGCTCAATCAGCTCATCGCGGCAACTGATAAGGTCAGCGAAGGAGATCTGACCCAGAAGTTTATTGTCAAGAACAACGATGAAATCAGCAAACTGGGTGTCAGCTTTAATAAGATGGTCCTATCGCTGCAGCAGCTGATCAACCAGGTGAGCGAAAAAGCGGTCCATCTTGCATCCTCATCGGAACAGCTGACAGCAAGCTCTGAGCAGAACAACATGGCAACAGAGCAGGTGGCCAACTCCATCCAGGAAGTAGCTTCTGCAACTGAGCAGCAGACAGGAAAAGTGAAAGAAAGCACCTCTGTTGTCAAAGAAATGTCCGTCCGCATTCAGCAAATTATGCGTAACACAAATGTCGTGGCCGAAACGGCGAATGAGACAAATGAAGTGGTTGTAAAAGGAAGTGAAGCAATCGACCTTTCAACAAACCAAATGAAAAATATTAATGTAACAGTCTCTGAACTGGGTTCAATTGTTCATACATTAGGGAAACGTTCGGAAGAAATTGGCCAGATTGTCAATGTGATTTCTGCCATTGCCGACCAGACGAACCTGCTCGCACTCAACGCAGCCATTGAAGCCGCAAGAGCAGGCGAGCACGGAAGAGGCTTCGCCGTTGTGGCTGATGAAGTCCGCAAGCTGGCAGAGCAATCGTCCAAGTCAACCGAAAGCATCCGTGAACTGATCTCAACAATTCAGACGGATACAAACAAAGCCATCTCTTCCATGGAAAAGGGAACAGCTGAAGTGGAAAAAGGAATCGACCTGGTGAACAATGCCGGAGATGCCTTCAGCCACATCCAGCAATTTGCCGACACCGTTTCGGGCCAGATCGCAGAAGTGTCATCATCCATCAGGGACATGGCCGAAGGCGCCGACCAGGTGGTGGAACTCGTCAGTGCAATCGAAGAAATTGCCGCTGTCACAACAGCAGAGAGCCAGGACGTATCCGCTGCTACAGAAGAGCAGCTGGCATCCATGGAAGAAATTGCGGCATCTGCTGCCTCACTTTCGGGGATGGCGGAGGAACTGCTTGATTCTATTAAGAGGTTTAAAGTGGAGTAA